In Phoenix dactylifera cultivar Barhee BC4 chromosome 1, palm_55x_up_171113_PBpolish2nd_filt_p, whole genome shotgun sequence, the genomic stretch GATGAGAAAGTGGAATTCAATGATCTCTTCTAAAATGCAATGGCCCCTAAGAATCATGATCCCTTGAATATCACATGTGAGATGAgatgcaaaatttataaaatcCCATTGCATTCTTTAGATGTGCATTTGATAATATCCAATTGTAAACAACTGCAACCGACACGTATGCAACGTAAGTAAGGAAGCACAAGATTTAGATTTCTGGAAATTTATCAAGTTGGAATTGCATGGGGTTTAGGTGGTTTTTCCGACAATATTTACAAGTGAATGGTAATTAGTTCAGTTAATAAAGTTATTGAAGGTTAGATACTAGTAACCTGTCACTATCTGAAACTATATTACCTCAATAAATTGAATGAGGGCTAGAAACCATTGCAAGTTGTCtcattgaaaaagaagaaggaagtagTCCCAAAGTGCTTTCAGGTATAAGATAATTGCCACTAGTAGTCCAAGATATGAGTGTTCAATAGCTCGTATTGTCTCATATTTTAATAGACTGATTAGATTCGATGTCAATAGTAATGCTTTTTTTCTAGTTAAAGCCATCGACTCTTTGGAGTTGCTTACGTCCTACCTAGCACTTCTTACGACACAATTAGACTTCAATGGAGTGCGACAAATAATTCATCCATGTATCATGAAACCTTTGTTGTCCTAGGAACATCATACATGTTGAAAAAATGGGTAATGGCAGACAAATATTACATGGACCAACAAATTGCGATGCACACCTAAAACAAGGTAAAGAGGATTGGAAGTGAAGAAAATTCACTTAGCTCTCTATCATTTTGCTTTGACTTCATGAACCATGATGCTATAAAAAGTTGGATGGCAATAACTTGGTGTCGGtacattttaatattaaaatgacaataaattgttaataattTTGAGATAGTAGAGAAAATATGAGTGGATAGAAATTTCATACACCGACATCATAATTCATATGTCAATAaacttaattaattttatttttgtaacaGAATATTTATTACACACTCTCATACTATTCTCACTACTCATGCATAAATGGgccctttttttaattaaaaaatttatcacCCTCTCACTCCACTAATCCATTTTCTTGGAAAACTTGAAAAGACCCCATACCATTAGCCTCTAATGCAGAATTACACATTTTCTAACCAAAGAAAGTTGTTCTTCTAGTGGAGCCTTGAGCTCAACCTTTTTGTGCAGAGCTAATATATGACTATCTAGTCAGGCCAATCATAGACGCATCTCAAATTGATTAATATCATCTCAAAATTTTTTTGTTTCAATTATTGCATAATGCACCAgaacttctttcttttcatgTACTATGGCACGTTTTTGTTTGCAGAAATTAAGTACATGACCTAAAAGTATAGGTCCTAGCCACCCTCTCAAAAATGGTGCACAATCTTAGGTCCTTAACATGGTGCCACATTGCAACGAATCTCCTCGTGATAGCGAAGCTAGCCAGGCTCCAAATAACGTGCCATGGCTTGAAGCTATCAAGCTTCCCGCCCGTACCGAGAGGATGAGGATGGAGCCGCGGATCAACCTCCTTTCGGATGGTTGAGATGATCCCCTGGCGATGCGAGCAAAATCGGGACGTCCGATCGATGGACCCGAAGGGATAGGAGTTGCGGCACAGCGTCGGCCGGTGGGGCAGCAGCGAGTGCCGCGCCATGGTGGCACCGTAGGTGGGGTCCGCGCGAGAAAGGCTGCGATCAATGATTGGGAGGGGGGGCCAATGGGAGGGCGCAACGTGGGCCGCGGAGGACCACACACGAGCCTGATGGCCGACAGCAGGATTGAGTGGTGGCGAGGCACCGCCATGGATAGCCCACGTGTCGCTTTCGGATCAACCGCCCCTCCAGGCCACGGACGTACGGCCCCTCCCATACTCCCGACCCACTCCCACGGGTACTGGACAGCTGCCCTCCAGCCACAAATAAAATTACGAGGATACCCCGGACCACAGGAACCAGATGACAACGGTAgccaaattaaactttgttgaaGCACTATTCGATGTCAAATGTCATGCTTTTATAACAAATTAGAGTATGAATTCATAACAATATTGTAAATTTGGAAAAATAGTGTTATCACCTTTTCTCTCTTCATAACACATACCTATCAAAATAATACTTAATCTGTAGCTTAGTTAAAATATTCCtttaaaataaatttgaaataattAGAGGCAGGAGAAAGGATTGTAAAATATTATTTGCATTCTTGTTATAAACAAATGCTAGACAGCTCTTCCACATTTCTAGACTTAAATTCCAGCGATATTaggataattaaaaaaatgttgACTTTATGCTCACCTATTAAAGTGTGATGTGTACAATTTTGGTTAGCTCTGAACCGTGGCAATTTTTCTTCACATCGCTCTGGAGTTTTCTCTTACTCTCTTAGTCAAcatattttttctgtttttattggCTATACTAATATGGCTATACTAGTATGCATGCGGTATGGGAAGTCggtgaaaaaaaaatagtgttatTTCTGTCGATTTATGTCAAAAGTCGGGGTGAATTAGTAATTTTATACGGGGGCGAACAGAAGATATTTGCAATGGGTTATGTAGGCGAAGCAATTGCTCCTAAAGGAGAgagcgagagcgagagagagagagagagaggagggagagggaagcAGTTTTCTACCCGGCGGGCGGAGATAAATGTGCAAACCTTCGCCATAAGAAGGAGGTCGAGAATTTTCTAGAAGCAGTTCTCTAACCGGTAGGCTACTCTCCTTCTGGTTCCTCGCGGGAATCCAAACAACTCCGCCGCCAGAAGCCTAATGCAGGATTTCCAGTCGATACCCGGCGTCTCCGGCCGCATctttggcggcggcggcggcggcggagggggagggggagggggaggcggGGCGGACATGCGGCGGCTAAGGGGGTACCCGGCGGCGGGACAGCAGCAACCGCCGGTCAAGTGCCCCCGTTGTGACTCCACCAATACCAAGTTCTGCTACTATAACAACTACAATCTCTCCCAGCCACGCCATTTCTGCAAGGCCTGCCGCCGCTATTGGACCaagggcggcgtcctccgcaaCGTCCCCGTCGGTGGGGGATGCCGCAAAACCAagcgctcctcctcctcctcctcctcctccaagatCACCAAATCCTCCTCAACCGCCGGCGACAAAGACCGCCGCCGGCCTTCCAACTCCCGATCCAGCAGCGACAGCTCCAGCCTCACCGCCGCCACCACAGAAGCGTCCACCTCCGCCTCCGTCTCCGTCACCGTCTCCGCCTCCTTCCCCGACTCCACACTCTTCGCCTCCTCCCAGCCCTCCCACCCCAACCCCCCCTTCGATCCACCTCCGCAAACGGTGGCGCTGGACACCCTGGGCCACCAGGCGCCCGAGATCTTCTCGCAGGCGGCTGCGGGCAGCACCTTCACCGGCCTGATGGCCACCGCCACCACTTCACCCGCGGCCTTAGGGTTCAACTTCTCCGATCCGCCGCCGATCGGTGTCGGACCTCAACAATCGCCGCCCAAGGCGGCGGCGACGTTGGCGGAGGAGATCAGGATGCCGGGACTCATGGATCATTCGGCCCCCGTGGATCTTCCACTCTTTCAGGGGCGATctggcggcagcggcggcgggggGCTCACCGGCCTGGACTGGCCGGCAACGGTGGACCCTTCCCTTTTTGATCTCACCAGCGCCGTCGATCCGGGTGCGTACTGGAACCAAGACCACTGGGGGGACGCGGATCCCTCCCTCTATCTTCCGTAATTAATCCCTCATTAACCTCCCTCCCCTAAActatattattaaagaaaagaatgatttccatgtatatcttttttttttctttgctttttaaattgggtttttcttttggatgTGTTTGGTTTTCTTATCTTTTTGTCGATTACGACTGACTTGGCTTTGTTTTCCAAATTGTAAAAGTATAGAACAAATTGCAAGGAGTTGTCATCTTTTTCGCTCTTAGTCTTTTTCTTAATTAATGGTTATATGGTGAATATTAGCTGTGTGGGGTGCCAAAGGCTGTGTTAATTATGATAATTAGCGTCAGCAGATCTAGGATTTGTTTTCTTAATCAAGGGAAGGGAGGACGACCGCCGCCACGTCGGCGGTGGGCCCGCAGGGTACGGAGGGGGAACTACCGATGACGCGTGGCGTCGTACGCTCACGTGGTGGTGGTCGGGACCGGGAGTTGGTGTCGTCCGGCGAGGCTGGCTTCGGCCACGTGGTGGGTTCTGGTTGGAAGGACAGCTGGTCTTGGGA encodes the following:
- the LOC103706555 gene encoding dof zinc finger protein 4-like, whose product is MQDFQSIPGVSGRIFGGGGGGGGGGGGGGGADMRRLRGYPAAGQQQPPVKCPRCDSTNTKFCYYNNYNLSQPRHFCKACRRYWTKGGVLRNVPVGGGCRKTKRSSSSSSSSKITKSSSTAGDKDRRRPSNSRSSSDSSSLTAATTEASTSASVSVTVSASFPDSTLFASSQPSHPNPPFDPPPQTVALDTLGHQAPEIFSQAAAGSTFTGLMATATTSPAALGFNFSDPPPIGVGPQQSPPKAAATLAEEIRMPGLMDHSAPVDLPLFQGRSGGSGGGGLTGLDWPATVDPSLFDLTSAVDPGAYWNQDHWGDADPSLYLP